The nucleotide sequence TCGGGATTGCGACTGGTCACCAGAGTCCAACCCTGCTCGTCGGAGACGACGACCTGCTCGTCCGTCCACTGCGCGCCCGCGTTGCGTAGATCGGTCTGCAGGCTGGGCCAACTGGTCAGTTGCTTGCCCTTGACGACATCGGCTTCGATCAGCGTCCAGGGGGCGTGACAGATGGCGGCCACGGGCTTTCCGGCCGCGACCCAGTCGCGCACAAAATTCACCGCGTCAGGGTTGGTCCGCAGCGCATCGGGATTGGCGACTCCACCGGGCAGGACCAGGCCGTCGTAGTCGTTCACCTTCGCGTCGGCAATCAGCACGTCGACGTCGAAGGTGTCGCCCTTGTCCAGGTGATTGAACGCCTGTGCGGTCCCGGACTCCGGCGCCACCAGCACCGGGGTGCCACCAGCCTGCTCCACGGCCTTCCAGGGTTCGGTCAGCTCGACCTGCTCGATGCCTTCGTTGGCCACCAGGAAGGCGATTCGCTTACCGCTCAGTTCTTCAGCCATTACTTTCCCCTTTCACAGACGGACGAAGGTCGTCCGCCTTCGCGCTTGCGCGCAGTCCGCACCTCGGGTTCAGGTGCGCAGTAGCTTGAGGACGGCCTTCTCCAGACTCAGTTGCCGACGCGGGTCGTCCTCGGCGAGCTTGTCCAGCCGGGCCAGCGCCTGGGCGATCGTGTTGCCCGAGTGGAAGAGGTCGACGACCCGGGCGTCCACATAGGATTTGCGCGCTACCGACGGGGTATTGCCCAAATGCTCGGATACCTGGACCATCGCCGCGGCCACGGCTCGCCGGCGGGCGCGGTCACTCGGACGTGTATCGACAGCGAGCATCCCGAGAGCGGCGGCGGCATGCACGGTCCCGTGCCAGGTCCGGAAATCCTTTGCCGTGACCTCCGTGCCCAGCAGGTCCTTGAGGTACTCGTTGACGCTGCCGGCATCGATCCGGGACCAGGACCGTTTCTCCTTGTAGGCAAGCAGAATCTCGTCGGTGTCACGTCGCCGGCGCATCACGTCGATACTCGTGAGCACGGAAGGATCGGTGATCGCGATGTGCTGCTGCTTACCGGATTTCGCGATGAACTCGAACACCAATTCGGGTCCACGCCGGCGGACGTGGCTGCGCAACAGGGTCGTCAGGCCGTACGAACCGTTCTCCGAGGCGTAGCTGTCGCTGCCGATCCGGAAGTAGCCCAGGTCGAGCAGCCGGAACGCCGTGGCCAGCGCCCGTTCCGCGGGCATGCCGGGCAGGTCGAGCGCCTCGGCAACGGCCAGCCGGGCCTTGGGCAGCCGCTGGGCGACCTCCAGCACCCGGTCGTGCTTGGCCAGGTCCCGTTTGACCCGCCACTGCTCGTGGTACAGGTACTGGCGTCGCCCCCGAGCGTCGGTGCCGACGGCCTGGATGTGGCCGTTGTGGTAGGGCGTGATCCAGACGTCCTGCCAGGCCGGCGGGATGACCAGGGCCTTGATCCGAGCGACGTGTTCGGGATCGAGCCGGTCGCCGTGCTCGTCCAGGTAGACGAATCCGGCTCCGGACCGGCGACGGGTCCAGCCGACGCTGCCGGGCGAAACGGTCCGCAGCCTCATTCGCTGACATCCCCGGCGGGCAGCGGGATGTCGTCACTGGTCCACACGTCCAACTGAATCTCCGGATCTAGGTAGCGAGCGTGCCGAGTGAGGGCGAGTTCAGTGCCGAGCGTGGCGTGCATGGCGGCGGTGGTCAGTCGGCGTCTGTCGAAGTCCGGGCGCCAGTGGCAGGCTACGACGGTCCCGTCTCGGCCCACTGATCGTGCCGCCAGTCGGCAGAGCTCGGCCCACGCCGCTTGGTCAAGGTAGTAGCCGAACTCGCTGATCACCACCAGATCCATCGGTTGGTCAACGGGCCACGCTTCGGGCACCAACAATTCGTCCACCGCCACCCACGGCAGATCAGCGGTGCGCCGTCGGCTCCGCCTCACTGCTTCGGGGTGGTAGTCGGCCGCCAGCAGCCGTGAGCACCGCTCGGCCAGCTGCACCGTCAGCTCCCCGTTGGCGCAACCCGGCTCGAACCCGTAGTCGAACCGGGGCTTCGGCAGGCAGGCGAGTAGCAATTGCCGTTTGCGTGACTCGTAGAAGCCGTCGGCGATGTGCCAGGCGTCGGGCCCGGCGCTGTGCATCGTGTCCAGATACCCTTTGTCGAT is from Jatrophihabitans telluris and encodes:
- a CDS encoding type 1 glutamine amidotransferase domain-containing protein, which encodes MAEELSGKRIAFLVANEGIEQVELTEPWKAVEQAGGTPVLVAPESGTAQAFNHLDKGDTFDVDVLIADAKVNDYDGLVLPGGVANPDALRTNPDAVNFVRDWVAAGKPVAAICHAPWTLIEADVVKGKQLTSWPSLQTDLRNAGAQWTDEQVVVSDEQGWTLVTSRNPDDLAAFTSEAVRVFTAGK
- a CDS encoding SAM-dependent methyltransferase, which translates into the protein MTEGSIDKGYLDTMHSAGPDAWHIADGFYESRKRQLLLACLPKPRFDYGFEPGCANGELTVQLAERCSRLLAADYHPEAVRRSRRRTADLPWVAVDELLVPEAWPVDQPMDLVVISEFGYYLDQAAWAELCRLAARSVGRDGTVVACHWRPDFDRRRLTTAAMHATLGTELALTRHARYLDPEIQLDVWTSDDIPLPAGDVSE
- a CDS encoding DNA topoisomerase IB, translating into MRLRTVSPGSVGWTRRRSGAGFVYLDEHGDRLDPEHVARIKALVIPPAWQDVWITPYHNGHIQAVGTDARGRRQYLYHEQWRVKRDLAKHDRVLEVAQRLPKARLAVAEALDLPGMPAERALATAFRLLDLGYFRIGSDSYASENGSYGLTTLLRSHVRRRGPELVFEFIAKSGKQQHIAITDPSVLTSIDVMRRRRDTDEILLAYKEKRSWSRIDAGSVNEYLKDLLGTEVTAKDFRTWHGTVHAAAALGMLAVDTRPSDRARRRAVAAAMVQVSEHLGNTPSVARKSYVDARVVDLFHSGNTIAQALARLDKLAEDDPRRQLSLEKAVLKLLRT